ATGCCAGCGCCGCCCGGATCGTGGCGCCCGCGCGCGGCCCGAACCGGGTGCTCGCCGCCGACCGGAACGCCGAGTAGGCGGCCCGCGCCTCGGCCGTCCGCCCGGCGGACTGCAACGCCTCGGCGAGGACCCGGTGGGCGCTCTCGCGCAGCGGCTCGGCCGCGACCACTTGGCGGGCCACCGCCGCGGCCCGGGCGTAGTCGCGCCCGCGGATCAGCCGCGCCGCGGCCGCCTCCATCGCGTGCAGCACCCGCTGACGCAGCCGTTCCCGGTGCGGCGTCACCCATTCGTCGCGCCACCCGGGCAGCAGCCCCGAGCGGGCGTGCCTCCACCATTCGTCGTCGGCCGCCGGATGCGCAGGCCCGCCCGCCACCAGCCGCGCCGCCCACTCGGACAGCGCCTCGGTGTCGAGCTCGATGCCGGCCCGGATCCAGACCTGACGCTTGTCCGCGTCCAGGATGTCCAGCCCGGCGGCGTGCAGGCGCCACAGCGCCGAGCGCAGGTTGCCGACGGCGCGCACGTCGTCGCCGACCGGCCAGAGCACGCCGGCGGCCTGCCGCCGATCGACCCGGCCGCCGCTGAGGGCGGTGAACGCGACGAGTCGCTTGCCGCCCTCGGGCAGGATCCGGACCTGCCCGGCGGCGTCCAGATGTGGCTCGGCGAACAGGCACAGGCCGGTGGCGGCGGGCGAGATGACGGGACACAGCATGCCCGAAAGCTACAAGCGCTCTGTCACCCTGCCGTCACCCCAGCGTCACTCCGGCACGGCCATGTCGCGCAGGAAGCGCCGCACCTCCGCCAGGACGGCACGCTGCGTCTTCGCGGCCTGCCGGGACTCCTCGGGACGCAGCACGTCGAGCTTCACCGACACGAAGATCAGGCAGGGGGCGTCGAGCTGCCGTTCCACCGTGACGACACACACCCCGCGGTGCGGCGGGTCCATGGGCCGAGCTCCGCTCACGGCTTGGCCACGATGCCGAGTTTTTCCGGCCCGAAGAGCAGCACGATCGACTGCCGCGCGACGTTCCGGCCCTCGACCGGCTCGATCTTGCCGAGCCACGGCGCGAGCGCCAGCGGATCGACGAGCAGCGTCGCCCGCAGCACTCCGACCGGCAGCTCGGACTCGGCCCGGGCGAGCACGAAGATCCGCAGGTCCTTCGATTCCCGCAGCCGTTGGCGCAGTCTGCCGTAGTTCCCGCCGAGGCCGGCATCGTCCGGCAGCCGCCAGCCGCGTAACGGATAGCGCAAGCTGATCGTCCGCACCTGATCTTCCGGGGCCTTGGCGTACCGGTCCGGCAGGTCGCCGCTCTCCAGCGACTTGAGGTCCGCCTCGTACGTCTGCTGGTCCAGGAAGTTGACCTCGAACGCGGTGACCTCGTCGAGCCGCTCCTCCGGCGTCGGGCAGACGGTCCGGTCGGGACGCACGAACGCGACCCAGCCGGACGGGACCCGGCCCTGGTCGTCGACCGGGATCAGCACGCGCACCTCGGTCTTCGCGCCGCCCGAGGCGGTCAGCGGGATGCGATCGCGATGCTGGGCCTCCTCGATCGCCTGCGCGACATCGGACGGCCGGCACGTGCACGCCGTGATCGAGAGCGTGGCGGGCAGCATCTCCGCCAGCCACGTCGTCACGCCGGCGGGCGAGCCGTTCGGATAGGGCAGGAATCCGGCCGGGGGCAGATCGGCGAAGCCCAGATCGAAGAGCTTGCCCGCCGGGCCGGACACGGACTGCACCGCGGCGGTGAGGTCGTCGGCCAGCTGCGCCAGCAACTGGCGGGTCATCACCTTGGTCTGCGCCCGGCCGACCGCCTTCGCGGCCGCCTCGCGGATCAGGTCGGCATAGTCGAGCCGCACCTGGCGCTGTGCCGGCTGGGACGGCTGCGGGTACCGGTCCGCCAACTGGTCCTGGAACTGCAGGATCTGCGCGACGTACACGTCCCAGGGCCGCATCCCGAGGCGCCAACGCCAGGCCCGCTCGGGCGGCGCCGCGCCCCGGTCCCGCCGGGCGATCCAGGTGTCGACCTCGTCGCTCATCTTCGACCGGCCGGGGATGAGCACCCCGATCCGGACCACCGGCTGCGTGCCGGACGAGGGCGCGGGCACCGGCGGAAGCCACATCTCCTTGACGAGCGGCGCGTTGCCGGTGGCGAGCAGGTCGCGCTCTCCGTCGGTCTCCTCGGCCGCGAACTGGCGCCGGGCCAGCCAGTTGCGCCGCCGCTCGGGCTGCTGCCCGTCGAACTCCGGCAGGGCGGCGGCGCTGAGCTGGGCGCGCACCCCCTCGCCCTGGTAGAGCAGCCTCGACGTGCCGCCGGCACACGGCTCGTCGCACAGCGACCCGGAGACGTCGGCGTAGCCGTACTGCCACGTCCCGGCGTAGATCTCGATGAACCAGAAGCCGTTGTCGGCCAGCGTGGGCATGAACTCGTCGGTGAGCGGCAGCCGGATGTCCTCGCGGGACCGCAGCGGCCGCCCGGCCGGGTCGACGGCCAGGCCGGGGGAGATGTCGAGCCAGTTCTCCGGCTGTTTGCCGGGCTCCTGCGTCTTGCCGGGGGTGACCCGGAATCCCTCGATCACGCCCGGGCCGCCGGCCGTGCCGGACGCGAGCACGAGGTCGCGGGCGTAGTCCTGGATCCGGACCAGGTGCTCGGCCCGGAGGAACAGCCCGTCGAAGGCGTTCAACCGGCTGATCCCGCTGTCCGCCGTGGTGTCGGTGGTCATCGTCAGCTCCCGGCTCTCGCGTTGTGCGCGGCGTCGTGTCCCTGGTGGACGGAGCCGGGCGGGCCGCCCGGCAGGCCGGCGAACGGCACGAACGGGTCCTGGCCGAGCAGCGGCGCCGTCCCGGTGCCGCGCACCACCACCCGGACCAGCGAGTACGCCGGCCCGCCGGCCATCCGCAGCACCACGACCTGCTCGTCGCCGCCGCGGAACCCGATCTCGTCGATGTGCTCGCGGCGCCAGCCATGACCGCGGTACGACGCCGACGAGACGCTGATCGCCTGGTCCTCCCAGGAGTTGCGGGCGATGGGCCGGTCGAAGGTCAGCTCGGCGGTGACCGGGTCGATCCACTCGACGCCGAGCAGGCGCGGGCCGCCCGCGTCCTGCTCGTGGTGCCGGTCGCCGATCAGGCCCGGCGCCAGCCCGCTGAGCAGCTCCTGGATCACCGCGGTGGGCAGCAGCGCGGTCCGGACCCGTGGCTCGATGCGTACGTATGACTTGGTCTTGACCGGAACCGAAAGCTTGGCCAGCAGGATGCCGGCGCTGTCCCGCTCGTCCACCGGGAAATGCGGCACCGACTTGTCGTCGGCGTAGCCGGCCGGCCGGCGCTGCGTGGCGTCGAGGGCGGCCATCAGCCGGAACTGCCGCAGCAGCTCGGCCGGCCGGTCCTCGAACCGCGCGGAGTGCACCTGGTGGATCGCGTCGAGCACGTCCTTGTCGGTCTTCGGGTCGGCCTTCTTCAGACCGAGCAGGACCCGCAGGCGGTGGTAGCCGGCAGCAGCGGGCGGCGGCTCGGCGACGATCCGCAGGCGAGTAGTCTCCACCACCCGGGACGGGCTGTCGTGCTGCCGTGCGATGTCGCACGGGTCGGCCAGCGTCGGCACGTTGTGGTCCAGGCAGCTCTTGAACTCGGCCATCACGTACGCGTGGACCCACTCCTGATGCTCGTCCTTGGGC
This sequence is a window from Micromonospora sp. NBRC 110009. Protein-coding genes within it:
- a CDS encoding AfsR/SARP family transcriptional regulator, giving the protein MLCPVISPAATGLCLFAEPHLDAAGQVRILPEGGKRLVAFTALSGGRVDRRQAAGVLWPVGDDVRAVGNLRSALWRLHAAGLDILDADKRQVWIRAGIELDTEALSEWAARLVAGGPAHPAADDEWWRHARSGLLPGWRDEWVTPHRERLRQRVLHAMEAAAARLIRGRDYARAAAVARQVVAAEPLRESAHRVLAEALQSAGRTAEARAAYSAFRSAASTRFGPRAGATIRAALAL